A region from the Dehalococcoides mccartyi CG5 genome encodes:
- the thiL gene encoding thiamine-phosphate kinase, with the protein MKVSDIGECQLIDRLNILLHQKPDENTPARENLILDIGDDAAVFLPRGYQLVTVDSLIENVHFNRSMLNWVDLGYKALAINMSDIAAMGGLPQYAVVNIDLPPDTLVSSVTDCYNAMYSLANKYQTVIIAGDTNQSSIINLAITLLGSAENPSCLLTRNAAQAGQKIAVTGYLGNAAAGLDMLLNQTEVTDESRRIFYRSFYRPEPRINEARLLVNEGVHCCIDISDGLVTDLGHILRQSRVSARIELDKLPLHPSLRLSYPLQAQNMALYGGEDYELLFTASAKVIEQISVQSHIPVTIIGEIIPGKPEELKLVDKDGRALQPEKNGWEHFKKPK; encoded by the coding sequence ATGAAGGTTTCTGACATAGGCGAATGCCAGCTGATAGACAGACTGAACATTCTTTTGCACCAAAAGCCTGATGAAAATACCCCTGCCCGTGAAAACCTGATACTGGACATTGGTGATGATGCCGCTGTTTTTCTCCCCCGGGGATACCAGCTGGTCACCGTAGACAGCCTGATTGAAAACGTACATTTCAACCGAAGCATGCTTAATTGGGTAGATCTGGGTTACAAAGCGCTGGCTATAAACATGAGCGATATTGCCGCCATGGGCGGGCTCCCCCAGTATGCCGTAGTGAATATTGACCTGCCGCCGGATACTCTGGTTTCCAGCGTAACAGACTGCTATAACGCTATGTACAGTCTGGCTAACAAATACCAGACTGTAATAATAGCCGGGGATACCAACCAGTCTTCTATTATAAATCTGGCTATTACCCTGCTGGGTTCGGCGGAAAACCCGTCCTGCCTGCTTACCAGAAATGCCGCTCAGGCAGGACAAAAAATAGCCGTTACCGGTTATCTGGGCAACGCTGCTGCCGGTTTGGATATGCTTTTAAACCAAACCGAAGTTACAGATGAAAGCCGCCGGATATTTTACCGCTCTTTTTACCGCCCTGAACCGCGTATTAATGAAGCCCGGTTACTGGTCAACGAGGGCGTCCATTGCTGTATAGATATAAGCGACGGGCTGGTGACTGACCTTGGGCATATACTCAGGCAGAGCCGGGTAAGTGCCAGAATAGAGCTTGATAAACTGCCACTCCATCCCAGCCTGCGCCTCAGTTACCCTTTGCAGGCCCAAAACATGGCACTCTACGGGGGTGAAGATTACGAACTATTATTTACCGCCTCTGCCAAGGTGATAGAGCAAATATCGGTGCAGAGCCATATACCGGTTACTATCATAGGCGAAATTATTCCGGGTAAACCGGAGGAACTAAAACTAGTGGATAAAGATGGGAGGGCCCTTCAGCCGGAAAAGAACGGCTGGGAGCATTTTAAAAAACCGAAATGA
- the tsaE gene encoding tRNA (adenosine(37)-N6)-threonylcarbamoyltransferase complex ATPase subunit type 1 TsaE, which translates to MNQLELVSHSTQQTQDLGKIIGELASAGDIIFLVGNLGAGKTNLTQGLAKGLDITENALSPSFVLAREMYGRLPLYHIDLYRLDLSEEIEELGLEDYFYGSGVTVVEWADKANELLPPENLQIEIAYLDDDTRKLTLSAWGIRYEELLNEIAQRVKDAGFNSH; encoded by the coding sequence ATGAACCAACTTGAACTGGTGAGTCACAGTACCCAGCAAACCCAGGATCTGGGAAAGATAATAGGTGAACTGGCATCAGCCGGGGATATTATCTTCCTGGTGGGAAACCTTGGAGCAGGCAAAACGAACCTGACCCAAGGATTGGCAAAGGGGCTGGATATTACCGAAAATGCCTTGAGTCCTTCGTTTGTGCTGGCCCGCGAAATGTACGGGCGTCTACCTTTGTACCATATAGATTTATACCGTCTGGACCTGAGTGAAGAGATAGAAGAACTGGGTCTGGAAGACTATTTTTATGGCAGCGGAGTAACTGTGGTAGAGTGGGCTGACAAAGCCAATGAGCTGCTGCCCCCGGAAAATCTGCAGATAGAGATAGCCTATCTGGATGATGATACACGGAAACTGACCCTGTCTGCCTGGGGTATCCGCTATGAAGAGCTGTTAAATGAGATTGCACAGAGGGTAAAGGATGCCGGTTTTAATAGCCATTGA